AATTTTGCCTGACGTTTCTTTAAAAGATGGCATGATGATCATCGAGCAACTGAAAATAGCCTTTGATGAGTACCAACAAAATTTAGGCACCGATGCTGTTGCCTACATAGGTTTATGCCCCTATTTGCAAAATAATGATCCAGTAACATTGATGACGTTAGCCGATACAGCGGTCAGTATTGCGCAAACGATGGGGCCAAATAGCATTCACGTACAACAAAAGCTCACCGGTGATGAACTGTTTGGTGATAGCCGTTGGAAAATAGCCATCGACGAGATCCTAAAACGTAAAGCGATAAAGTTTTACGCCCAAGCAATACGCCCTTGCCGAAGCGATGTTGAGTCATACCGTGAGCTGCTGTCTCGCTTTTACAACGACCAAGGAAAGTTCTTACCTACAACCACAGTTATTGCGATGGCAGAACGTCATGGTATGAGCGAAGAGTTGGATAAACTAGTGATCTTGAAAACACTGAGTATGCTCGTAGGTACACCGTCACTAACGGGTTTATTTGGCATTAATGTCAGCACATCATCGGCAAACAGTGAAAGCTTTGTCGCTTGGTTGAAAAATGTATTGATCCGTCAACGACATTTGGCTGGAAGACTCATTTTTGAGGTTAGTGAATCAGGTATGCAAGCTAACCTCTCCGCGACATATCATTTTATCAATGAAGTGCACAGTGTTGGTGCTCGAGTATCGATCGAAAAATTCGGTCTAGGCTTTACTTCGTTTAAGTTCTTTAAAGAGGTACGTCCAGACTTTATCAAATTGGACGGCAGTTACACACAAGGTATTATCTCAGACTCTCATAATCGTTTCTTTGTAAAAATGATCATTGATATTGCAAGGAAACTTACCATTAGAGTGATTGCGACTAGTGTAGAGAATCAAGAGGAGAAATTAGCCATGGAGCAGCTGTTACTCGATGGCCTGCAAGGCTACTATATTGCCAAGCCAACTCCTTTAGTAACAATGAGTAATAACAAGGCGACTGAAATAGTGCGTTAAATTTACTCATAAGAAACCTAATTTAATTGTCCCTGCTTTCTTTGTGTTGTTTATGGCGGCGGAAAAGCCGATAATAGCGTTAAGATTGTCTAAATAATGAATTGAGATGAGTGAATATCTCCTGTTATTGGTCAGCACTGTGTTGGTCAATAACTTTGTGTTAGTAAAATTCCTAGGTTTATGCCCTTTTATGGGGGTATCGAGCAAACTTGAGTCTGCAATCGGTATGTCGATGGCGACGACATTTGTGTTGACGCTTGCCTCTATTCTCAGTTATTTGGTAAACAGATACCTGCTATTACCTTTCGATCTCGGTTACCTTAGGACGATGAGCTTTATCTTAGTTATCGCCGTGGTTGTGCAATTCACCGAAATGTTGGTACAAAAAACCAGTGCTTCATTACATCGCGCGTTAGGCATTTACTTACCGTTGATCACCACTAACTGTGCTGTACTCGGTGTGGCACTACTCAATATCAATGAAGATCATAACTTTTTAGAATCCGCCATATTTGGCTTCGGTGCCGCAGTCGGGTTTTCGTTAGTGTTAATCCTGTTTTCAGCAATGCGTGAACGGCTTGCTGCGGCAGATGT
The Shewanella sp. KX20019 DNA segment above includes these coding regions:
- the rsxA gene encoding electron transport complex subunit RsxA → MSEYLLLLVSTVLVNNFVLVKFLGLCPFMGVSSKLESAIGMSMATTFVLTLASILSYLVNRYLLLPFDLGYLRTMSFILVIAVVVQFTEMLVQKTSASLHRALGIYLPLITTNCAVLGVALLNINEDHNFLESAIFGFGAAVGFSLVLILFSAMRERLAAADVPAPFRGGAIAMVTAGLMSLAFMGFTGLVK
- a CDS encoding bifunctional diguanylate cyclase/phosphodiesterase encodes the protein MTSFRYYQLFLVLVFCGLTFVTFSDNQTNLASRSDQELSKYTASIADQSNWLGDGQALYQHLDQSFNFQFFQYIDSNDKDNSYTKGNLLSEGGSFINQLYQIEMPVTQTLTNGRLQVKLSIAKEITTMSDRFAYQLKLIWGSFLLISVFNLLLALRQAKKIQYSAKIIDDLPNFTFHAIQKSKLKGEFTPLVRALESCQSKLKSKINELNETHETLTKVAFQDPITGFGTRSKFTEKLNEICSPNSQQLGVLAMVRASELAAINQLHGREAGDNYLTRIANLIRKSLIRSPNADCYRISTADFALILPDVSLKDGMMIIEQLKIAFDEYQQNLGTDAVAYIGLCPYLQNNDPVTLMTLADTAVSIAQTMGPNSIHVQQKLTGDELFGDSRWKIAIDEILKRKAIKFYAQAIRPCRSDVESYRELLSRFYNDQGKFLPTTTVIAMAERHGMSEELDKLVILKTLSMLVGTPSLTGLFGINVSTSSANSESFVAWLKNVLIRQRHLAGRLIFEVSESGMQANLSATYHFINEVHSVGARVSIEKFGLGFTSFKFFKEVRPDFIKLDGSYTQGIISDSHNRFFVKMIIDIARKLTIRVIATSVENQEEKLAMEQLLLDGLQGYYIAKPTPLVTMSNNKATEIVR